A DNA window from Bacteroides cellulosilyticus contains the following coding sequences:
- the glmS gene encoding glutamine--fructose-6-phosphate transaminase (isomerizing) gives MCGIVGYIGQKKAYPILIKGLKRLEYRGYDSAGVALISDNRQLNVYKTKGKVSELETFVTQKDISGNIGIAHTRWATHGEPCSANAHPHYSSSEHLALIHNGIIENYAVLKEKLQAKGYSFKSSTDTEVLVQLIEFIQKSKNTDLLTAVQLALREVIGAYAIAVLDKDNPDEIIAARKSSPLVVGIGEDEFFLASDATPIVEYTDKVVYLEDEEIAVIHRGEKLKVVNLKNVECPHEVKTVALNLGQLEKGGYPHFMLKEIFEQPDCIHDCMRGRINVESTNVVLSAVIDNKDRLLVAKRFIIVACGTSWHAALIGKHLIESLCRIPVEVEYASEFRYRDPVIDSKDVVIAISQSGETADTLAAVELARSRGAFIYGICNAIGSSIPRATHTGSYIHVGPEIGVASTKAFTGQVTVLTMLALTLAKEKNTIDEGQFLAIVQELNRIPDKMKEVLKLNGSIAELSKIFTYAHNFIYLGRGYSYPVALEGALKLKEISYIHAEGYPAAEMKHGPIALVDAEMPVVVIATQNGLYEKVLSNIQEIKARKGKVIALVTKGDTVISKIADTCIELPETIECLDPLITTVPLQLLAYHIAVCKGMDVDQPRNLAKSVTVE, from the coding sequence ATGTGTGGAATAGTAGGCTATATTGGTCAAAAGAAAGCCTACCCCATTCTTATCAAAGGATTGAAGCGATTAGAGTATCGCGGATATGATAGTGCAGGGGTAGCATTAATCAGTGATAACCGACAGTTGAACGTTTACAAAACGAAAGGCAAGGTTTCGGAACTGGAAACTTTCGTTACTCAAAAAGATATTTCCGGTAACATCGGAATTGCCCATACCCGTTGGGCTACGCACGGGGAACCTTGCTCCGCTAACGCCCATCCTCATTATTCCTCTTCCGAACATCTCGCTCTCATCCACAACGGCATCATCGAAAACTACGCCGTCCTTAAAGAAAAACTTCAGGCCAAAGGCTATTCATTCAAAAGCAGTACGGACACTGAAGTACTGGTGCAACTGATAGAATTCATCCAGAAATCCAAAAATACAGATTTGCTGACTGCTGTGCAATTAGCGTTGCGTGAAGTAATCGGTGCTTATGCCATTGCCGTGCTGGATAAGGACAATCCGGATGAGATTATTGCAGCCCGCAAGAGTAGTCCGTTGGTGGTAGGTATCGGTGAAGATGAGTTTTTCCTGGCTTCGGATGCTACGCCGATTGTGGAATATACAGATAAAGTCGTATATTTGGAAGATGAAGAGATCGCCGTCATCCACCGCGGAGAGAAACTGAAGGTGGTGAACCTGAAAAATGTGGAATGTCCGCACGAAGTGAAGACGGTGGCGCTGAATCTGGGGCAGTTGGAAAAGGGTGGTTATCCGCACTTCATGCTGAAAGAGATTTTTGAGCAGCCCGATTGCATTCATGACTGTATGCGTGGACGTATCAATGTAGAAAGTACAAATGTGGTGCTTTCCGCAGTGATTGATAACAAAGACCGCCTGTTGGTAGCCAAACGTTTCATCATCGTGGCGTGCGGTACTTCCTGGCATGCGGCGCTTATCGGAAAACATCTGATAGAAAGTCTTTGCCGCATTCCGGTGGAAGTGGAGTATGCTTCGGAATTCCGTTACCGTGATCCGGTGATAGACAGTAAGGATGTGGTGATTGCGATTTCGCAAAGTGGCGAGACGGCGGATACACTGGCAGCTGTGGAACTGGCGCGGAGCCGTGGGGCATTTATCTATGGCATCTGTAATGCGATTGGTTCGTCTATTCCGAGGGCTACGCATACGGGTTCTTATATCCACGTAGGCCCTGAAATCGGAGTGGCTTCCACCAAAGCGTTTACGGGGCAGGTGACAGTGCTCACCATGCTGGCGCTGACGCTTGCCAAAGAAAAGAATACGATAGATGAGGGGCAATTCCTTGCCATTGTGCAAGAGCTGAACCGCATTCCTGATAAGATGAAAGAAGTGCTGAAGCTGAACGGCAGCATTGCAGAGCTTTCCAAGATTTTCACGTATGCGCATAACTTTATCTATCTGGGACGCGGATATTCGTATCCCGTAGCCCTGGAAGGTGCGTTGAAGCTGAAAGAAATCTCTTATATCCATGCCGAGGGTTATCCGGCTGCTGAAATGAAGCACGGGCCTATCGCACTGGTAGATGCTGAAATGCCGGTGGTAGTGATTGCTACACAGAACGGGCTTTATGAGAAAGTATTGAGCAATATACAGGAAATCAAGGCGCGTAAGGGCAAAGTGATCGCCTTGGTGACAAAAGGGGATACGGTTATCAGCAAGATTGCCGATACTTGTATCGAGTTACCGGAAACAATTGAGTGCCTTGACCCGTTGATTACTACGGTACCGTTGCAGTTACTGGCGTATCATATCGCAGTATGCAAGGGGATGGATGTGGATCAGCCGAGGAATCTGGCGAAATCGGTGACGGTAGAATAG
- a CDS encoding amidophosphoribosyltransferase has protein sequence MEELKHECGVAMIRLLKPLEYYEQKYGTWMYGLNKLYLLMEKQHNRGQEGAGLACVKLEANPGEEYMFRERALGSGAITEIFGTVQSNFKDLTKEQLHDADYAKKYLPFAGEAYMGHLRYSTTGKSGISYVHPFLRRNNWRAKNLALCGNFNMTNVDEIFARITAIGQHPRKYADTYIMLEQVGHRLDREVERLFNLAEAEGLTGMGVTHYIEDHMDLANVLRTSSKEWDGGYVICGLTGSGESFAVRDPWGIRPAFWYQDDEVAVLASERPVIQTAFNVPAASIKELMPGQALLINKTGKLRTTQINKVREVKPCSFERIYFSRGSDVDIYRERKLLGEKLIPNILKAINKDLDHTVFSFIPNTAEVAFYGMLQGLDDYLNEEKVQQIASLGHSPNLEELEQILSRRIRSEKVAIKDIKLRTFIAEGNSRNDLAAHVYDITYGSLVPGVDNLVIIDDSIVRGTTLKQSIIGILDRLGPKKIVIVSSSPQVRYPDYYGIDMAKMSEFIAFKAAIELLKDRDMKDVIAAAYRKSKDQVGLPKEQMVNYVKDIYAPFTDEEISAKMVELLTPAGTKAKVEIVYQPLEGLHEACPNHRGDWYFSGDYPTPGGVKMLNNAFIDYIEQVYQF, from the coding sequence ATGGAAGAACTGAAGCATGAATGTGGCGTTGCCATGATACGCCTGCTGAAACCTCTGGAATACTATGAACAGAAGTACGGCACATGGATGTACGGTTTGAACAAACTCTATCTTCTGATGGAGAAACAGCACAACCGCGGACAAGAAGGCGCCGGTTTGGCTTGCGTAAAGCTGGAAGCAAATCCCGGTGAGGAGTATATGTTCCGTGAGCGTGCACTCGGTTCGGGCGCCATTACCGAGATATTCGGTACGGTGCAGAGCAACTTTAAGGATCTGACAAAAGAACAGCTTCATGATGCGGATTACGCTAAGAAATACCTCCCTTTTGCGGGCGAGGCTTACATGGGGCACTTGCGCTATTCCACTACCGGAAAGAGCGGCATTTCCTATGTGCACCCTTTCCTGAGGCGTAACAACTGGCGGGCTAAGAACCTTGCTCTTTGCGGCAATTTCAACATGACGAACGTGGATGAGATCTTTGCACGTATCACTGCTATCGGCCAGCATCCGCGGAAGTATGCTGATACGTACATCATGCTGGAACAAGTGGGGCACCGTCTCGACCGTGAAGTGGAGCGCCTCTTCAATCTTGCCGAAGCGGAAGGATTGACAGGCATGGGCGTGACTCACTATATAGAAGATCATATGGACCTGGCAAACGTGCTGCGTACTTCGAGCAAGGAGTGGGACGGAGGCTATGTGATATGCGGACTGACGGGAAGCGGTGAATCGTTTGCCGTGCGCGACCCGTGGGGAATCCGCCCCGCATTCTGGTATCAGGATGATGAAGTGGCGGTGCTTGCCAGCGAACGCCCTGTGATACAAACCGCTTTCAATGTGCCGGCAGCCAGCATTAAGGAATTGATGCCCGGACAAGCCTTGCTGATTAACAAGACAGGCAAGCTGCGCACCACCCAAATCAATAAAGTGCGCGAGGTGAAACCCTGTTCTTTCGAACGTATTTATTTCTCACGAGGCAGTGATGTGGATATTTACAGGGAACGTAAACTATTGGGTGAGAAACTGATACCTAACATCTTGAAAGCCATCAATAAAGACCTTGACCACACCGTGTTTTCCTTCATTCCGAATACAGCGGAAGTTGCTTTCTACGGCATGTTGCAGGGACTGGATGATTATCTGAATGAAGAAAAAGTGCAACAGATCGCTTCCCTGGGACATAGCCCCAATCTGGAGGAGCTGGAACAGATACTTTCCCGCCGTATCCGTAGCGAAAAGGTAGCCATCAAGGACATCAAACTGCGCACGTTTATTGCAGAAGGAAACAGCCGCAATGACTTGGCTGCGCACGTGTATGATATCACTTATGGCAGTCTGGTGCCGGGTGTGGACAATCTTGTCATTATCGACGACTCCATTGTACGCGGAACCACTCTGAAACAGAGTATCATTGGTATTCTTGACCGCCTGGGCCCCAAGAAGATTGTGATTGTTTCTTCTTCCCCGCAGGTGCGTTATCCCGATTATTACGGCATCGACATGGCAAAGATGAGTGAATTCATTGCTTTCAAAGCGGCCATCGAGTTGCTGAAAGACCGGGATATGAAAGATGTGATAGCCGCTGCCTACCGCAAATCGAAAGACCAGGTAGGATTGCCGAAGGAGCAAATGGTGAACTATGTGAAGGATATCTATGCACCTTTCACTGACGAGGAAATCTCCGCCAAGATGGTGGAACTGCTGACACCTGCCGGAACAAAGGCGAAGGTGGAAATCGTATACCAACCGTTGGAGGGGCTGCATGAGGCTTGTCCAAATCATCGGGGAGACTGGTATTTCAGCGGTGATTATCCTACGCCGGGCGGGGTGAAGATGCTGAATAATGCCTTTATTGACTATATAGAACAAGTGTATCAATTCTGA
- the carA gene encoding glutamine-hydrolyzing carbamoyl-phosphate synthase small subunit: MRNVTLILDDGSRFHGKSFGYEKPVAGEVVFNTAMTGYPESLTDPSYAGQLMTLTYPLVGNYGVPPFTIEPNGLATFMESERIHAEAIIVSDYSEDFSHWNAVESLADWLKREQVPGITGIDTRELTKVLREHGVMMGRIVFNEELRTKNEELPALSAVYEGVNYVDKVSCKEIIHYFPDGNATRSAANSSFFIPHSSLKKVVLVDCGVKSNILRCLLKRDVEVIRVPWDYDYNELEFDGLFISNGPGDPDTCDAAVQNIRRAMKNEKLPIFGICMGNQLLGKAGGAKIYKLKYGHRSHNQPVRMVGTERCFITSQNHGYAVDNNTLTEDWEPLFINMNDGSNEGIRHKRNPWFSAQFHPEAASGPTDTEFLFDEFVKLITNY, translated from the coding sequence ATGAGAAATGTAACTCTTATCCTCGACGACGGGAGCCGCTTCCACGGCAAGTCGTTTGGCTACGAAAAGCCGGTAGCGGGAGAGGTGGTTTTCAACACAGCTATGACGGGATATCCCGAGAGCTTGACTGACCCCTCGTATGCCGGACAGTTGATGACGCTCACTTATCCGTTGGTGGGCAATTATGGTGTGCCGCCTTTCACTATCGAACCGAATGGGCTGGCTACCTTTATGGAAAGCGAACGTATCCATGCGGAAGCCATCATTGTAAGTGATTATAGTGAGGACTTTAGCCATTGGAACGCTGTGGAAAGCCTTGCTGATTGGCTGAAGCGCGAACAGGTGCCGGGCATCACAGGTATCGATACGCGTGAGCTGACAAAGGTGCTCCGCGAACATGGCGTGATGATGGGGCGCATCGTATTTAATGAAGAATTAAGAACTAAGAATGAAGAATTGCCTGCACTATCCGCTGTTTACGAGGGCGTAAACTATGTAGACAAAGTAAGCTGCAAAGAGATAATTCACTACTTCCCCGATGGCAACGCTACCCGCAGCGCAGCTAATTCTTCATTCTTCATTCCTCATTCTTCATTGAAAAAAGTGGTGCTTGTGGATTGTGGAGTGAAGAGCAATATTCTTCGCTGTCTGCTGAAGCGTGATGTGGAAGTCATCCGTGTGCCTTGGGATTATGATTATAATGAACTGGAGTTCGACGGACTTTTCATCAGTAATGGCCCGGGTGATCCGGATACCTGTGATGCTGCGGTGCAGAATATCCGCCGGGCAATGAAGAATGAAAAATTGCCTATCTTCGGTATCTGCATGGGAAATCAGTTGCTGGGCAAGGCAGGAGGAGCAAAGATATACAAGTTGAAATATGGTCATCGCAGCCATAACCAGCCGGTGCGTATGGTGGGCACGGAGCGTTGCTTCATTACTTCGCAGAATCATGGTTATGCAGTGGACAACAATACGTTGACGGAAGACTGGGAACCGCTGTTCATCAATATGAACGACGGGTCTAATGAGGGGATCAGACATAAACGGAATCCCTGGTTCTCTGCACAATTCCATCCGGAAGCTGCCAGCGGACCGACGGATACGGAGTTTTTGTTTGATGAGTTCGTGAAGTTAATTACAAATTACTGA
- the carB gene encoding carbamoyl-phosphate synthase (glutamine-hydrolyzing) large subunit yields the protein MKENNIKKVLLLGSGALKIGEAGEFDYSGSQALKALKEEGIYTVLINPNIATVQTSEGVADQIYFLPVTPYFVEKVIEKERPDGVMLAFGGQTALNCGVALYKDGVFEKYGVKVLGTPVQAIIDTEDREIFVHKLNEINVKTIKSEAVENAIDARRAAAELGYPVIVRAAYALGGLGSGFCDNEEELDVLVEKAFSFSPQVLVEKSLRGWKEVEYEVVRDRFDNCITVCNMENFDPLGIHTGESIVIAPSQTLSNSDYHKLRELAIRIIRHIGIVGECNVQYAYDPESEDYRVIEVNARLSRSSALASKATGYPLAFVAAKLGLGYGLFDLKNSVTKTTSAFFEPALDYVVCKIPRWDLGKFHGVDKELGSSMKSVGEVMAIGRTFEEAIQKGLRMIGQGMHGFVENKELVISDIDKALREPTDKRIFVISKAFRAGYTVDQVHELTKIDKWFLEKLMNIMNTSKELKQWSKNHKQIADLPLELLKKAKVQGFSDFQIARAIGYEGDMEDGILYVRNHRKSVGIVPVVKQIDTLAAEYPAQTNYLYLTYSGISNDVHYLGDRKSIVVLGSGAYRIGSSVEFDWCGVQALNTIRKEGYRSVMINYNPETVSTDYDMCDRLYFDELTFERVMDILELENPHGVIVSTGGQIPNNLALRLDAQKVPILGTSAKSIDNAEDREKFSAMLDRIGVDQPRWRELTSMDDINEFVEEVGFPVLVRPSYVLSGAAMNVCSNQEELERFLQLAANVSKKHPVVVSQFIEHAKEVEMDAVAQNGEIVAYAISEHIEFAGVHSGDATIQFPPQKLYVETVRRIKRISREIARELNISGPFNIQYLARENDIKVIECNLRASRSFPFVSKVLKINLIELATKVMLGLPVEKPNKNLFELDYVGIKASQFSFNRLQKADPVLGVDMASTGEVGCIGSDTSCAVLKAMLSVGYRIPKKNILLSTGTPKQKVEMLSAARLLQQKGYKLFATGGTSKFLTENGVENTQVYWPSETNQQPQALDMLHKKEIDMVVNIPKNLTAGELSNGYKIRRAAIDLNVPLITNARLASAFINAFCTMTLDDLAIKSWAEYK from the coding sequence GTGAAAGAAAACAATATAAAGAAAGTCCTGCTACTCGGTTCCGGTGCATTGAAAATCGGTGAGGCAGGTGAGTTCGACTACTCCGGCAGCCAGGCACTCAAAGCTTTGAAAGAAGAAGGTATCTACACCGTTCTTATCAACCCGAACATCGCTACCGTGCAGACTTCGGAAGGCGTTGCCGATCAGATTTACTTCCTGCCTGTCACTCCTTATTTTGTAGAGAAAGTCATCGAAAAAGAACGTCCGGATGGTGTTATGCTTGCCTTTGGTGGACAAACGGCACTGAACTGCGGTGTTGCCCTCTACAAAGACGGAGTTTTTGAGAAATATGGTGTAAAAGTTCTCGGTACCCCCGTACAAGCTATTATAGATACGGAAGACCGTGAGATTTTCGTGCATAAGCTGAATGAAATCAATGTAAAGACTATTAAGAGCGAAGCCGTAGAAAATGCTATTGATGCCCGTCGTGCTGCTGCCGAATTGGGTTATCCGGTGATTGTCCGCGCTGCATACGCGCTTGGTGGACTGGGTTCCGGCTTCTGTGACAATGAAGAAGAACTGGATGTGTTGGTTGAGAAAGCTTTCTCCTTCTCCCCGCAGGTGCTTGTGGAAAAATCCTTGCGTGGATGGAAAGAAGTGGAGTATGAGGTGGTGCGCGACCGTTTTGACAACTGTATCACCGTCTGCAACATGGAGAATTTTGACCCGCTGGGCATCCATACGGGAGAGTCCATCGTTATCGCTCCGTCTCAGACGCTCAGTAACTCCGATTATCATAAGCTGCGCGAACTTGCTATCCGTATCATTCGCCACATCGGTATTGTAGGAGAATGTAATGTACAGTATGCATACGATCCTGAAAGTGAAGATTATAGAGTGATTGAGGTAAATGCCCGGTTGAGCCGTTCTTCCGCTCTGGCTTCCAAAGCTACGGGTTATCCGCTTGCTTTCGTTGCTGCAAAACTCGGTCTTGGATACGGATTATTCGACCTGAAGAATTCTGTGACAAAAACCACAAGTGCTTTCTTTGAACCTGCATTGGATTATGTGGTCTGCAAAATACCCCGTTGGGACTTGGGTAAGTTCCATGGTGTAGACAAGGAACTGGGTTCCAGCATGAAGTCAGTAGGCGAAGTGATGGCTATCGGCCGTACTTTTGAAGAAGCCATTCAGAAAGGTCTGCGTATGATAGGACAGGGGATGCATGGTTTCGTGGAAAATAAGGAACTTGTTATCTCTGATATAGACAAGGCGCTCCGTGAACCGACGGACAAGCGTATTTTTGTCATATCCAAAGCTTTCCGTGCCGGATATACCGTTGATCAGGTGCACGAACTGACGAAGATCGATAAGTGGTTCCTGGAGAAGCTGATGAACATCATGAACACCAGCAAAGAGTTGAAGCAGTGGAGCAAGAACCACAAACAGATAGCCGATCTGCCTTTGGAATTGCTGAAAAAAGCCAAGGTACAAGGTTTCTCCGATTTTCAGATAGCCCGTGCCATCGGTTATGAAGGAGACATGGAAGACGGTATCCTCTATGTGCGCAATCATCGTAAGAGTGTCGGCATTGTCCCTGTGGTGAAGCAAATAGACACTCTTGCTGCCGAATATCCTGCACAGACTAATTACCTGTATCTGACGTATAGTGGCATCTCTAATGATGTTCATTACCTCGGTGACCGTAAATCCATCGTTGTACTTGGTTCCGGTGCGTACCGTATCGGTTCTTCTGTAGAATTTGACTGGTGTGGTGTGCAGGCACTGAATACCATCCGTAAAGAGGGGTATCGCAGCGTTATGATCAACTATAATCCCGAAACCGTATCTACGGACTATGACATGTGCGACCGCCTCTACTTCGACGAACTTACCTTCGAACGGGTAATGGATATCCTTGAACTGGAAAATCCGCACGGGGTGATTGTTTCTACCGGTGGTCAGATACCGAATAACCTTGCCCTGCGTCTGGATGCGCAGAAGGTGCCTATACTCGGTACTTCCGCCAAAAGCATTGACAACGCCGAAGACCGTGAGAAGTTCTCTGCCATGCTGGACCGTATCGGCGTAGACCAGCCTCGCTGGCGCGAGCTTACGAGCATGGACGACATCAACGAGTTTGTGGAAGAAGTGGGTTTCCCGGTACTTGTGCGTCCGTCATACGTGCTTTCAGGTGCTGCAATGAACGTTTGTTCCAATCAGGAAGAATTGGAACGCTTCTTGCAACTTGCGGCCAATGTATCGAAGAAGCATCCGGTGGTTGTCAGCCAGTTCATCGAACATGCCAAGGAGGTGGAGATGGATGCGGTGGCACAGAATGGAGAAATTGTGGCATACGCTATCTCTGAACATATTGAGTTTGCCGGGGTGCATTCGGGGGATGCTACGATTCAATTTCCGCCGCAGAAGCTTTATGTGGAGACGGTACGCCGCATTAAGCGTATCAGTCGTGAGATTGCACGCGAACTGAATATCTCCGGTCCGTTCAATATCCAGTATCTGGCCCGTGAGAATGACATCAAGGTGATTGAGTGTAACCTGCGTGCATCCCGTAGTTTCCCGTTCGTCAGCAAGGTGCTGAAGATTAATCTTATCGAACTGGCTACGAAGGTGATGTTAGGGCTTCCGGTAGAAAAGCCGAATAAGAATCTCTTTGAACTGGATTATGTAGGCATCAAGGCCAGCCAGTTCTCTTTCAATCGCTTGCAAAAGGCCGACCCGGTGTTGGGTGTGGATATGGCATCTACAGGTGAGGTCGGTTGTATCGGAAGTGATACGTCCTGTGCCGTGCTGAAGGCTATGCTTTCTGTAGGTTACCGCATACCGAAGAAGAATATCCTGCTTTCTACCGGTACACCGAAACAGAAAGTGGAAATGCTTTCCGCTGCCCGTCTGCTTCAGCAAAAAGGGTATAAGCTCTTTGCAACGGGAGGTACCAGTAAGTTCCTTACGGAGAATGGGGTGGAGAATACGCAGGTGTATTGGCCCAGTGAGACTAACCAACAGCCGCAAGCGTTGGATATGCTGCACAAAAAGGAGATCGACATGGTGGTGAATATTCCGAAGAACCTCACTGCGGGTGAGTTGAGTAACGGATATAAGATTCGTCGTGCCGCTATCGACCTGAATGTTCCGCTGATTACGAATGCCCGCCTGGCAAGTGCTTTCATCAATGCTTTCTGTACGATGACGCTGGATGATCTGGCAATTAAATCGTGGGCGGAGTATAAATAA
- a CDS encoding winged helix-turn-helix domain-containing protein, with protein sequence MKTIFGQQTTKVKQLADLISQDISMGRYKTDTALPSINQLSHDYKVSRDTVFKAFIDLKERGIIDSTPGKGYYVVNRQKNILLLLDEYSPFKDTLYNSIIRRLSTRYKVDLWFHQYNEALFNAILRDSIGRYNKYVVMNFDNEKISPYLYKIDSSRLLLLDFGQFDKREYSYICQDFGEAFYAAMAQLSDRLQNYRKLILFLARESKHPKETCDYFRKYCVDHQLECEIIETLDDREVHSGEAYIAIRQVDVVEIVKKSRAAGLTCGVDFGLIAYNDTPAYEVIDKGITVMSVDWQKMGILTADFILSGKPIQVCLPTEVNLRGSL encoded by the coding sequence ATGAAAACAATTTTCGGGCAACAAACGACGAAGGTAAAACAACTGGCCGATTTGATCAGCCAGGACATTTCCATGGGACGTTACAAGACGGATACCGCCCTGCCTTCCATCAATCAGTTGAGCCACGATTATAAAGTTTCCCGCGACACGGTTTTTAAAGCTTTTATTGATCTGAAGGAGCGGGGGATTATCGACTCTACTCCTGGTAAAGGTTACTATGTGGTGAACCGCCAGAAAAATATCCTGCTGCTGCTCGATGAATATTCACCTTTTAAAGATACGCTATATAACAGCATCATCCGTCGCCTTTCCACGCGCTACAAGGTGGACCTGTGGTTTCATCAGTATAACGAAGCATTGTTCAATGCTATTCTTCGCGATTCCATTGGCCGTTATAATAAGTACGTGGTAATGAACTTCGATAATGAAAAGATTTCTCCTTATCTCTATAAGATAGACTCTTCCCGCCTGTTGCTTCTTGATTTCGGGCAGTTTGATAAGCGGGAATATTCATACATCTGTCAGGACTTCGGTGAAGCCTTTTACGCGGCTATGGCTCAATTGTCAGATAGGTTGCAGAACTATCGCAAGCTTATCCTGTTTCTGGCACGGGAAAGTAAGCATCCCAAGGAGACGTGCGATTATTTCAGGAAGTATTGTGTAGATCATCAATTGGAATGTGAGATAATAGAGACTTTGGATGACAGGGAAGTGCATTCCGGTGAAGCCTATATTGCCATCCGTCAGGTGGATGTGGTGGAGATTGTGAAGAAGAGCCGTGCGGCAGGTTTGACGTGTGGCGTTGATTTCGGCTTGATAGCCTATAATGATACGCCGGCTTATGAAGTGATTGATAAGGGAATAACAGTGATGAGTGTTGATTGGCAAAAGATGGGAATCCTGACGGCAGATTTCATCTTGAGTGGCAAACCCATACAGGTTTGTCTGCCGACTGAAGTAAATTTAAGAGGCTCTTTATAG
- the fucI gene encoding L-fucose isomerase, which translates to MKKYPKIGIRPTIDGRQGGVRESLEEKTMNLAKAVAELITSNLKNGDGSPVECVISDSTIGRVAESAACAEKFEREGVGSTITVTSCWCYGAETMDMNPYYPKAVWGFNGTERPGAVYLAAVLAGHAQKGLPAFGIYGRDVQDLDDNSIPADVAEKLLRFARAAQAVATMRGKSYLSMGSVSMGIAGSIVNPDFFQEYLGIRCESVDLTEIIRRMTEGIYDKEEFAKAMAWTEKYCKKNEGKDFNIPAKTKTREQKDEDWEFIVKMTLIMRDLIQGNPKLREMGFKEEALGHNAIAAGFQGQRQWTDFYPNGDYSEALLNTSFDWNGIREAYVVATENDACNGVAMLFGHLLTNRAQIFSDVRTYWSPEAVKRVTGKELTGLAANGIIHLINSGATTLDGTGQQTNAQGEPVMKPHWEISEAEMEKCLEATTWYPANRDYFRGGGFSSNFLSKGGMPVTMTRLNLVKGLGPVLQIAEGWTVEIDPEVHKLLDERTDRTWPTTWFVPRLCDKPAFEDVYSVMNNWGANHGAISYGHIGQDLITLASMLRIPVCMHNVDEKKIFRPAAWNAFGMDKEGADYRACTTYGPIYK; encoded by the coding sequence ATGAAAAAGTATCCGAAAATCGGGATTCGTCCCACTATCGACGGCCGCCAGGGTGGCGTACGTGAAAGCCTTGAAGAAAAGACAATGAATCTGGCTAAAGCAGTAGCCGAGTTGATCACCAGTAACTTGAAGAATGGTGACGGAAGTCCGGTGGAGTGTGTGATTTCAGACAGTACCATCGGTCGCGTAGCCGAAAGCGCGGCTTGTGCCGAGAAGTTTGAACGCGAAGGCGTGGGTTCTACTATCACAGTGACCTCTTGCTGGTGCTACGGTGCCGAGACTATGGACATGAATCCGTATTATCCGAAAGCTGTTTGGGGATTTAACGGTACGGAACGTCCAGGAGCTGTATATCTGGCAGCTGTATTGGCAGGACATGCACAAAAAGGATTACCTGCTTTTGGCATTTACGGACGTGATGTGCAGGATCTGGATGACAATTCCATTCCTGCCGACGTTGCAGAAAAACTGCTTCGTTTTGCACGTGCCGCACAGGCAGTAGCAACCATGCGCGGAAAATCTTATTTGTCGATGGGTAGCGTATCCATGGGTATTGCCGGTTCTATTGTAAACCCGGATTTCTTCCAGGAATATCTGGGTATCCGTTGCGAATCTGTAGACCTGACTGAAATTATCCGTCGCATGACTGAAGGTATCTATGATAAAGAAGAGTTTGCTAAAGCGATGGCATGGACAGAAAAGTATTGCAAGAAAAATGAGGGCAAGGATTTCAATATCCCCGCAAAGACCAAGACCCGTGAGCAAAAAGACGAAGATTGGGAGTTTATTGTGAAGATGACTCTTATCATGCGCGACCTGATACAAGGTAATCCGAAACTTCGCGAAATGGGATTCAAGGAAGAGGCACTTGGACACAATGCCATTGCCGCCGGTTTCCAGGGACAACGCCAGTGGACGGATTTTTATCCGAATGGTGACTACTCCGAAGCTCTGCTGAATACTTCTTTTGACTGGAACGGTATCCGTGAAGCATACGTAGTAGCTACTGAAAATGATGCCTGCAACGGCGTAGCCATGCTCTTCGGCCATTTGCTGACAAACCGTGCACAGATATTCTCTGACGTGCGTACATATTGGAGTCCTGAAGCAGTGAAACGTGTTACGGGTAAAGAATTGACCGGTTTGGCAGCTAATGGCATTATCCATCTGATTAACTCCGGTGCTACCACTCTGGACGGTACAGGCCAGCAAACAAATGCACAGGGTGAACCTGTCATGAAACCTCATTGGGAAATTTCCGAGGCTGAAATGGAGAAATGTCTTGAAGCTACCACCTGGTATCCCGCTAACCGTGATTATTTCCGTGGAGGTGGTTTCTCTTCCAACTTCCTGTCAAAGGGTGGAATGCCTGTAACTATGACCCGTCTGAATCTGGTAAAAGGCCTTGGCCCTGTGCTTCAGATTGCTGAGGGATGGACGGTAGAGATTGATCCGGAAGTTCACAAACTGCTGGATGAACGTACAGACCGTACCTGGCCTACTACTTGGTTTGTGCCCCGTCTTTGCGATAAACCGGCATTTGAAGATGTGTACTCGGTAATGAATAACTGGGGAGCCAACCACGGTGCTATCAGTTACGGACACATCGGTCAGGATTTGATTACGCTGGCTTCCATGCTCCGCATCCCGGTTTGCATGCACAATGTGGATGAGAAGAAGATATTCCGTCCTGCTGCCTGGAATGCATTCGGTATGGATAAGGAAGGAGCTGATTACAGAGCTTGCACAACGTACGGACCTATCTATAAATAA